TAATTCCTGAAGATGTAAAAGCATTAGCCAAAGATGTATTGAGACACAGAATGGGTTTAACCTTTGAAGCGGAAGCAGAAGAGATATCAACTGAAGAAATCATTAATAGAATTTTAGCAAAAATCCAGGCACCATAATGAGTGATGTTATCATTAGAAAAGCAGTTCAGGAGGATTGTGCTTCCATGTTGGACTTAATTAAAGAACTTGCCGAATATGAAAAAGCGTTACATGAGGTAACGGTGACTTTGGATGAATTTACTGAAGATGGATTTGGTAAATCTCCGGTTTGGGGAGCCTTCGTGGCAGAATTGAACGGTAAAGTTGTAGGAATCTCATTATATTATGACCGATATTCAACCTGGAAGGGAAGAAGATTGTATCTTGAAGATCTTGTTGTAACAGAAAGAATGAGAGGAAAACAGATTGGAAAACTTCTTTTCGATGCCACAGTAGAATATGGGAAATCCAATGCATATAGTGGGATGGTTTTTCAGGTGTTGAACTGGAATGAACCAGCCATCAATTTTTATAAGAAATACAGCCCGAAGTTTGATGACGAATGGTTGAATGTATCTATTGAGTTTAAGAATTAGAAAAGCGATCAGAGTTTCAAATCCCGAAACGTGAATCCCGGATCTCAAAAAACTTAAACCCAAAACTTTCAACTTTAAACATAAAGACCTCTATGCAGATAAAAGATATTGTAAAAAAAGTAAAGCAGATAGAAATCCGTACCAGAAAAAAGACGGAGGCTGCTTTGATGGGGCAATATCACAGTGCCTTTAAAGGGCAGGGGATGACTTTTTCAGAAGTTCGTCCCTACCAATTTGGTGATGAGATCAGAAGAATCGACTGGAATAAAACCGCACGTTTCCGAGAACCATTCGTAAAAGTAATGGAGGAAGAAAGAGAACTGACGATGATGCTTGTCGTAGATATTTCTGCCTCTATGGATTATGGAACAAAAGCTCAGCTGAAAAGAGAATATGTTGCGGAAATTGCTGCCAGCTTAGGATTTTCAGCGGCCGGAAATAACGATAAGGTGGGATTGATCCTGTTTGCAGATAAAGTATATAAAGTAATTCCTCCTCAGAAAGGAAGAAAACATATTCTTTCCATTATCAGTAATATCCTTACTGCAGACTATGTTCCGGCTGAATCTAAAATAGACAAAGCCCTGGAATATATGATGGGGATTTTTAAAAGAAAATCTCTGGTATTTTTATTTTCGGATTTTCAGGATGAATATGATTCCAAAATGTTGCGCGTAGCATCAAAGAAACATCAGTTATTGGGATTAAGGATTTACGATGAAAAAGACAATGAAATTCCGGATGTAGGCTATACCTTATTATATGATGCTGAAACAGGAAAGCAAATATGGGCCAATACTTCCAGTGCAAGATGGCGATATACGTTTGCGGAGGCTCAAAAACAAAAATTAAGAGCATTAGAGGACGATTTTTCTAATAGTTCGGCCAGTTTTATGAATGTAAATACCGGTTCAGATTATTCAAAATTGTTGTATAATTATTTTCAGAAAAAATAACCGCGGGTTTTGTCCGTCAATAAAACATCAGGCTTTAGCCTTTATTACTATTTAAC
This is a stretch of genomic DNA from Chryseobacterium tructae. It encodes these proteins:
- a CDS encoding DUF58 domain-containing protein, whose amino-acid sequence is MQIKDIVKKVKQIEIRTRKKTEAALMGQYHSAFKGQGMTFSEVRPYQFGDEIRRIDWNKTARFREPFVKVMEEERELTMMLVVDISASMDYGTKAQLKREYVAEIAASLGFSAAGNNDKVGLILFADKVYKVIPPQKGRKHILSIISNILTADYVPAESKIDKALEYMMGIFKRKSLVFLFSDFQDEYDSKMLRVASKKHQLLGLRIYDEKDNEIPDVGYTLLYDAETGKQIWANTSSARWRYTFAEAQKQKLRALEDDFSNSSASFMNVNTGSDYSKLLYNYFQKK
- a CDS encoding GNAT family N-acetyltransferase, with the protein product MSDVIIRKAVQEDCASMLDLIKELAEYEKALHEVTVTLDEFTEDGFGKSPVWGAFVAELNGKVVGISLYYDRYSTWKGRRLYLEDLVVTERMRGKQIGKLLFDATVEYGKSNAYSGMVFQVLNWNEPAINFYKKYSPKFDDEWLNVSIEFKN